A genomic region of Candidatus Marimicrobium litorale contains the following coding sequences:
- a CDS encoding ABC transporter permease — translation MWRFVGSRLLQAIPVLLVVITVTFFLIRVAPGGPFSSEKAVIPEVKAALEAQYRLDRPVLEQYTAYLGDLIRGDLGPSFKYPGRSVNELIAAGFPVTAELALYALLVALLIGVGAGVIASLRPNTAQDYIPMSAAMIGICIPSLLLGPLLILVFGIYLDWLPVSGWGDMPGDKILPAVTLGAVYAAYIARLSRAGMLEIMTQDYIRTARAKGIPEWRVVVVHGFRGGLTPVVAFLGPAFAGLLSGSFVVETIFQVPGLGRFYVQAAFNRDYTMILGATVFLSSLIVVFNLLSDVLNAWMNPRLRSRPEQNT, via the coding sequence ATGTGGCGCTTTGTCGGGTCACGCCTGCTGCAAGCTATCCCGGTATTGCTGGTCGTCATTACCGTCACCTTTTTCCTCATACGCGTTGCACCTGGCGGACCATTTTCCAGTGAGAAAGCTGTAATACCCGAGGTTAAGGCGGCTCTGGAAGCCCAGTACCGTCTCGATCGCCCCGTGCTGGAACAGTACACCGCGTACCTTGGTGACCTCATACGAGGCGACCTCGGACCATCGTTTAAATACCCTGGCCGCAGTGTGAACGAATTGATCGCTGCGGGCTTCCCGGTCACTGCAGAACTGGCGCTTTATGCACTACTGGTCGCACTGCTTATCGGTGTTGGCGCAGGCGTTATTGCATCCCTGCGCCCCAATACAGCCCAGGATTATATTCCCATGTCTGCCGCGATGATCGGCATTTGCATCCCCTCACTGTTACTGGGCCCCCTGTTAATTCTGGTATTTGGTATCTACCTGGACTGGCTGCCCGTGTCGGGCTGGGGTGATATGCCTGGTGACAAAATACTCCCGGCGGTAACGCTGGGCGCTGTTTATGCCGCCTATATAGCCCGGCTAAGTCGAGCCGGCATGCTGGAGATCATGACCCAGGACTACATTCGCACCGCAAGGGCCAAGGGCATACCCGAATGGCGCGTTGTAGTAGTTCACGGATTCCGCGGCGGACTTACCCCTGTTGTAGCCTTCCTCGGACCCGCCTTTGCGGGCTTGCTGTCCGGGTCCTTCGTCGTGGAAACTATTTTTCAGGTCCCTGGGCTAGGGCGGTTTTATGTGCAGGCAGCCTTCAACCGGGATTACACTATGATTCTGGGCGCCACGGTTTTCCTGTCCTCCCTCATCGTGGTATTCAACCTGTTGTCGGATGTCCTGAATGCTTGGATGAATCCTAGACTGCGCAGCCGGCCCGAGCAAAATACATGA
- a CDS encoding ABC transporter permease yields the protein MSTTSMNTLVDAEQGSSLWRDAWLRLSRNRPALAGFAVLTLFVLVAVLTPWMAPYDYAQQNLELGATPPSADHWLGTDIFGRDLLTQIMYGGRISLAVGFIATAVALLIGVSWGAIAGYVGGRVDAVMMRLVDILYALPFMIFIVLLMVVFGRNMLLLFLAIGAVEWLTMARIMRAQVQSLRQQEFVEAAVSLGLSPLAIIWRHVIPNALGPIIVYTTLTIPSVMLLEAFLSFLGLGVQPPETSWGLLISFGTETMEEYPWLLFFPGLVLAITLFALNFLGDGLRDALDVRGAKD from the coding sequence ATGAGCACAACGTCGATGAATACGCTCGTTGATGCAGAGCAGGGAAGCTCCCTGTGGCGAGATGCCTGGTTGCGGCTAAGCCGCAATCGCCCTGCCCTGGCCGGCTTCGCCGTGCTCACATTGTTTGTGTTGGTAGCAGTGCTGACGCCATGGATGGCGCCTTACGACTACGCCCAGCAGAATCTTGAGTTGGGGGCGACGCCGCCCTCGGCAGACCATTGGCTGGGTACCGATATTTTTGGTCGCGACCTATTGACCCAAATCATGTACGGCGGCCGCATATCGTTGGCAGTAGGCTTTATCGCCACAGCAGTCGCACTGCTCATCGGTGTCAGCTGGGGCGCTATCGCAGGTTACGTGGGAGGACGGGTCGATGCGGTAATGATGCGCCTTGTCGATATTCTTTATGCATTGCCTTTCATGATTTTCATCGTGCTCTTAATGGTGGTATTCGGGCGCAATATGTTGCTTTTGTTCCTCGCCATCGGTGCGGTAGAGTGGTTGACGATGGCACGCATCATGCGCGCACAGGTCCAATCGCTGCGACAACAAGAGTTCGTGGAAGCCGCCGTGAGCCTGGGTCTCTCGCCGCTGGCCATTATCTGGCGACACGTGATACCCAATGCGCTGGGGCCAATCATCGTCTACACCACGCTTACAATTCCCAGTGTCATGCTGTTAGAGGCATTCCTGAGCTTTTTAGGGTTGGGAGTACAGCCCCCCGAAACATCCTGGGGCCTTCTGATTTCTTTCGGCACAGAGACTATGGAAGAGTACCCCTGGCTGCTGTTTTTCCCGGGGCTGGTGTTGGCAATCACACTGTTTGCGCTGAACTTTCTCGGTGATGGTCTGCGCGATGCGCTGGACGTGCGCGGTGCGAAGGACTGA
- a CDS encoding ABC transporter ATP-binding protein, translated as MLNVNNLTISFTSREGTTRAVDNVSFSVTAGSTTAIIGESGSGKSVSCYGLLGLIPQPPGRIESGSALFLDNDLLQLNKHALRNIRGRDIAMVFQDPMTCLNPYMRVGAQLMEPLRYHRGVPRAEAKKQALELMAEVGIRDPAITIDYYPYQFSGGMRQRVMIAMALINEPRLLIADEPTTALDVTVQAQILKLLSDIQAKRDIGILIISHDLAVVADIADQIIVMQKGKVVERGTGATIFKRPQHPYTRKLLASIPQGQKTPSSISPNPLVSVRKLCTWFKQDNETVKAVNDVSFDVYRGEVLGLVGESGSGKSTLGRSLLNLVPATSGQILFDGQEVITLAAGELKSLRRRMQIIFQDPFASLNPRMTVYDTLAEPLLLHKLETRSSVAERVLEIMDEVGLARPYVRKYPHEFSGGQRQRIAIGRALATRPEFIVADEAVSALDVTIQAQILELMKTLAQEHGLTMLFISHDLAVIRQLADRVIVLQNGEVVEQAETTALFDHPQQDYTRRLLEAIPGKSLL; from the coding sequence ATGTTAAATGTGAATAACCTCACTATCAGCTTCACCAGCCGCGAAGGCACCACCCGAGCAGTCGACAATGTCAGCTTCAGTGTGACGGCAGGCAGCACCACAGCGATCATTGGTGAGTCGGGCTCCGGGAAATCAGTCTCCTGCTACGGGCTGCTGGGCTTGATACCACAACCCCCCGGTCGCATAGAGAGTGGCAGCGCGTTATTCCTCGACAATGATTTACTGCAACTGAACAAGCACGCCCTGCGGAATATTCGTGGCCGCGATATTGCGATGGTATTTCAGGACCCAATGACCTGTCTCAATCCCTACATGCGAGTGGGGGCTCAACTTATGGAACCCTTACGCTACCATCGTGGAGTCCCCCGGGCAGAGGCGAAAAAGCAGGCTCTCGAGCTGATGGCCGAAGTGGGAATTCGCGATCCCGCAATCACTATCGACTATTACCCTTATCAGTTTTCCGGCGGCATGAGGCAACGGGTCATGATTGCTATGGCGCTGATTAATGAGCCCAGATTACTGATCGCAGATGAGCCCACCACTGCACTTGATGTCACCGTCCAGGCGCAGATACTGAAACTGCTCTCCGACATACAGGCCAAGCGCGACATAGGCATATTGATAATAAGCCACGATCTCGCCGTAGTTGCCGACATCGCAGACCAGATAATCGTTATGCAAAAGGGCAAGGTAGTGGAGCGCGGTACTGGTGCGACGATTTTTAAGCGTCCTCAACATCCCTACACCCGAAAATTATTAGCGTCGATACCCCAGGGACAAAAAACACCGTCGTCGATATCACCAAACCCACTGGTTTCCGTAAGAAAGCTGTGCACCTGGTTTAAGCAAGACAATGAAACGGTTAAGGCAGTAAATGATGTGAGCTTTGATGTCTACCGCGGCGAGGTACTCGGTCTAGTAGGCGAATCGGGTAGTGGAAAATCAACATTAGGCCGCTCACTGCTAAACCTTGTGCCGGCAACGTCGGGGCAGATACTGTTCGACGGACAGGAGGTTATAACTCTTGCAGCAGGTGAACTGAAATCACTGCGACGTCGCATGCAGATTATTTTTCAGGATCCTTTCGCGTCGTTGAATCCTCGCATGACCGTGTATGACACCCTCGCTGAACCTCTCTTGTTACACAAACTTGAAACACGCTCATCCGTCGCCGAGCGCGTACTGGAGATCATGGACGAAGTTGGGCTGGCACGACCCTATGTACGCAAGTACCCCCACGAATTTTCGGGCGGTCAGCGCCAGCGTATAGCCATTGGCCGCGCCCTGGCGACCCGGCCTGAGTTTATCGTTGCCGATGAAGCCGTTTCGGCTCTGGATGTTACTATTCAGGCGCAAATACTGGAATTAATGAAGACACTGGCGCAAGAGCATGGGCTCACTATGCTCTTCATATCACATGACCTCGCCGTCATAAGGCAACTGGCAGACAGAGTCATAGTGTTACAAAACGGCGAGGTTGTGGAGCAGGCCGAAACCACCGCACTGTTTGATCATCCGCAGCAGGATTACACCCGTCGATTGCTTGAGGCTATTCCTGGAAAATCGCTTCTTTAA
- a CDS encoding DUF6316 family protein, which produces MQNRENDSDQQSVTRTSRTFTKDGDWFFRTREGELAGPFEDELEASTRLEVYLRIIKTGL; this is translated from the coding sequence GTGCAAAACAGAGAGAATGACAGCGATCAGCAAAGCGTAACGCGGACAAGCCGAACCTTCACAAAAGACGGTGACTGGTTCTTCAGAACCCGTGAGGGTGAGTTGGCGGGACCTTTTGAAGATGAACTCGAAGCCTCCACGCGGTTGGAAGTGTATTTGCGCATCATAAAAACCGGGCTCTAG
- a CDS encoding alpha/beta hydrolase encodes MAYNYDPELASLLEFLPDTSLGLSDPVTAREGFLSLIAQMNADVSHEGVTVENRGIPGPVDAPDVSVRIYTPAGLSGLVPAILHIHGGGFVIGNLDSELGSCIALCRNLNVVVVSVDYRLAPETPYPGPLEDCYAALTWASENASRLHIDPTRLAVFGQSAGGGLSAATALLARDRKGPDICFQYLGIPELDDRLQTQSMQQFVDTPMWNRPNAELSWDYYLGDQYQRGAENVPCHAAPARTEDLAGLPPAYISTMEFDPLRDEGVEYALKLMQAGVKTELHSFPGTFHGSSLFSHTQVSKRESAEMFTVLRRALTITE; translated from the coding sequence ATGGCCTATAACTACGATCCCGAGCTGGCCTCGTTGTTGGAATTCCTGCCGGACACATCACTGGGTTTGAGCGATCCGGTCACGGCCAGGGAGGGCTTTCTGTCGCTGATTGCACAGATGAATGCCGACGTTAGTCACGAGGGCGTCACGGTTGAAAACCGCGGCATTCCGGGACCGGTCGATGCCCCTGATGTGTCGGTGAGAATCTATACACCGGCGGGCCTATCGGGACTTGTGCCTGCCATACTGCATATCCACGGCGGTGGATTTGTCATCGGCAATTTGGACAGCGAACTCGGTTCCTGCATCGCGCTGTGTCGCAATCTCAATGTTGTGGTGGTTTCGGTAGACTATCGCCTCGCGCCAGAGACACCGTATCCGGGACCGCTGGAAGACTGCTACGCCGCCCTCACGTGGGCCAGTGAAAACGCTTCTCGATTGCATATCGATCCCACACGCTTGGCGGTGTTTGGCCAGAGCGCGGGAGGGGGGCTCTCTGCCGCGACGGCCCTGCTCGCCCGAGACCGTAAGGGACCGGACATCTGCTTCCAGTATCTGGGCATCCCGGAGCTGGACGATCGACTGCAGACCCAAAGCATGCAACAGTTCGTCGACACCCCGATGTGGAACCGACCCAATGCTGAGCTTAGCTGGGATTACTACCTGGGTGATCAATACCAGCGCGGCGCAGAGAATGTGCCCTGTCATGCGGCGCCAGCCCGGACGGAAGATCTAGCCGGCCTACCCCCCGCTTACATCAGCACCATGGAGTTCGATCCATTGAGAGACGAGGGCGTGGAATACGCACTGAAACTGATGCAAGCCGGTGTGAAGACGGAATTGCACAGCTTTCCCGGGACATTCCATGGTTCCAGTCTGTTTTCTCATACACAGGTTTCAAAGCGTGAGTCAGCGGAAATGTTTACCGTTCTGCGCCGCGCGCTGACTATCACAGAGTAA
- a CDS encoding AMP-binding protein, whose protein sequence is MSSEALYEPPLMAHLLIEGLNRYNDEPCLFLGDKVASYREVRENTSQMVQALKSKGLSVGSRIAVISANRPEVLSNIAAMQLTGAIGTPLHPLGSLDDHAYVLEAAEIEALIFDSSLFSEVAAALKERVPGIKHFLGFGPNEVGDDYMALAAGFDPQPLVAPDISLDDIASVNFTGGTTGKPKGVMSPNRVSAYMTQVQMTEWEFPEEVRMLMATPLSHAAAAFFIPVLQKGGAFYVMQGFDLDDFFNMVRDHKITCTMLVPVMLYFLLDHPRATDGSMDSMETIFYGASPMSPARLQEGIEKWGQIFYQFFGQSECPMVIANMRKKEHDLSKPERLASCGRPTPWIHLALLDSDNNPVPDGEPGEICVRGPLVMGGYKDMPEQTAEAFAGGWLHTGDVGRLDNEGFLYIVDRTKDMIVTGGFNVFPREVEDVMATHKSVAQVVVIGVPDEQWGEAVKAVVVLKPGSDPSEALASEMQSLVKEAKGSVQSPKSIDFVDAIPLTAVGKPDKKAVRAQYWEGSERGVG, encoded by the coding sequence ATGAGCAGCGAAGCACTGTACGAGCCACCATTAATGGCCCATCTACTGATAGAGGGCCTCAATCGCTACAACGACGAGCCCTGCCTGTTCCTTGGTGACAAAGTCGCCAGTTACCGGGAGGTGCGGGAAAATACCAGCCAGATGGTGCAAGCCCTCAAGAGCAAAGGCCTGAGCGTTGGAAGCCGGATAGCAGTGATCTCGGCCAACCGGCCGGAAGTCCTGTCCAATATCGCGGCCATGCAACTTACTGGCGCCATCGGCACGCCGCTGCACCCTCTTGGTTCGCTGGATGACCACGCTTACGTTCTCGAAGCTGCGGAAATCGAAGCACTGATTTTCGACTCGTCACTGTTTTCAGAAGTAGCTGCCGCGCTCAAGGAGCGTGTGCCAGGCATTAAGCACTTTCTGGGGTTTGGCCCCAACGAGGTGGGCGACGACTATATGGCACTCGCTGCAGGCTTTGATCCACAACCATTGGTTGCACCGGACATCTCGCTCGACGACATCGCCTCGGTCAACTTTACGGGTGGCACTACCGGCAAGCCCAAGGGCGTAATGAGCCCCAACCGGGTCAGCGCTTATATGACACAAGTGCAGATGACCGAGTGGGAATTCCCCGAGGAAGTCCGCATGCTAATGGCGACGCCCCTGTCCCATGCCGCGGCTGCCTTTTTTATCCCTGTGCTACAAAAAGGGGGCGCTTTTTATGTGATGCAGGGTTTCGATCTCGATGATTTTTTCAACATGGTGCGTGATCACAAGATCACCTGCACCATGCTGGTACCCGTGATGTTGTATTTTCTGCTGGATCATCCCAGAGCGACTGACGGCAGCATGGACAGCATGGAAACTATTTTTTACGGCGCCTCACCCATGAGTCCCGCGCGGTTGCAAGAGGGTATAGAAAAGTGGGGCCAGATCTTCTACCAGTTCTTCGGCCAATCCGAGTGCCCCATGGTCATTGCGAATATGAGGAAGAAGGAACATGATCTTTCCAAGCCCGAGCGACTCGCATCGTGTGGCCGACCAACCCCATGGATTCACCTGGCGCTACTAGACAGCGACAATAACCCCGTGCCCGATGGAGAACCCGGTGAGATCTGTGTGCGTGGCCCGCTGGTAATGGGCGGCTACAAGGACATGCCAGAGCAGACGGCAGAGGCCTTCGCCGGCGGTTGGCTGCATACGGGTGACGTGGGCAGACTGGATAATGAGGGGTTTCTTTACATCGTCGACCGCACCAAGGATATGATCGTGACCGGTGGCTTCAACGTGTTCCCTCGTGAAGTCGAAGACGTCATGGCCACCCACAAGTCGGTGGCTCAGGTTGTTGTCATAGGCGTACCTGATGAACAATGGGGCGAGGCCGTGAAGGCTGTGGTTGTTCTAAAGCCGGGTTCGGACCCATCGGAGGCGCTCGCCTCAGAGATGCAGTCACTGGTCAAGGAAGCCAAGGGATCCGTGCAGTCACCGAAGTCGATTGACTTCGTGGATGCGATTCCGCTGACTGCCGTGGGCAAGCCCGACAAGAAAGCGGTACGAGCACAATACTGGGAGGGTTCTGAGCGAGGGGTAGGTTAG
- a CDS encoding DUF3604 domain-containing protein: MALSHKDIVFTLPLLMLACSPVEDPSLYPQFNAETAVKPQAKAPTAYNPQRNLYWGDLHIHTSYSTDAYTNGVRATPDDAYTFVKGGEIEHAAGYGIRMARPLDFAAVTDHSEYLGVLQATAPDLPLNERGLRDRLLNDGRLGVTWLLTDTMIGFDLEDAITDGWQGISKMAWRATVESAEQHNDPGHFTAFVGYEWTSMPGGQNLHRNVIYRGAKVPELPYSSVNSEDPRDLWTALETQRSQGMDVFAIPHNGNVSNGLMYNNVMFDGKPITAAYATMRNEYEPISEIFQVKGSSETNPLLSNEDEFAGFEIYDTQLSQTQENSKAKGSYARDALRTGIEISHSEGFNPYRFGVIGASDGHNASSPVEENNYHGKLPILDGSAALRMGKANYFPADRMAGGTRWSAAGLAAVWAEENTRGSLFDAMKRKETYATSGPRIALRFFGGWNYPDDLLAKEEWIVLAEQNGVPMGRDLPAAEGGAPDFAIWAMRDPRSGNLDRIQIIKGWVDSEGASHEKIFNVAWSGQRQLDDSGNLRPVGNTVDPSTATYTNNIGEAQLSALWTDPEFDPEQEAFYYTRVIEIPTPRWTTFDALTLGMEPPEPVSLQERAVSSAIRYKPR, from the coding sequence ATGGCTTTATCGCACAAGGACATTGTCTTCACCTTGCCGCTGTTAATGCTGGCTTGTTCGCCCGTGGAAGACCCCTCACTATACCCGCAGTTCAATGCTGAAACCGCCGTCAAACCGCAGGCAAAAGCGCCAACCGCATATAACCCGCAGCGCAACCTTTACTGGGGAGATCTGCATATCCATACCAGTTACTCCACGGACGCCTACACTAATGGGGTGCGGGCCACGCCCGACGATGCCTATACTTTTGTAAAAGGCGGCGAGATCGAACACGCAGCGGGCTACGGTATTCGCATGGCAAGACCGCTGGATTTTGCAGCAGTTACCGATCACTCGGAATATCTCGGCGTACTGCAGGCGACCGCACCGGACCTACCCCTCAACGAGAGGGGGCTCAGGGATCGCCTACTCAACGATGGCCGCCTGGGTGTGACCTGGCTGCTGACCGACACCATGATCGGCTTTGATCTCGAAGACGCCATCACCGACGGCTGGCAGGGCATCAGCAAAATGGCATGGCGCGCCACCGTGGAGTCAGCCGAGCAACACAATGACCCGGGACACTTCACCGCTTTTGTAGGCTACGAATGGACCTCTATGCCGGGTGGGCAAAACCTGCATCGCAACGTCATATACCGCGGGGCGAAAGTGCCTGAGCTGCCCTACAGCTCTGTGAATTCTGAGGACCCACGCGATCTGTGGACGGCACTAGAGACACAGCGCTCGCAAGGCATGGACGTCTTCGCGATCCCCCACAATGGCAATGTCAGCAATGGACTCATGTACAACAATGTCATGTTCGACGGCAAACCTATCACGGCAGCATACGCCACGATGCGCAATGAATACGAACCCATTTCAGAAATCTTTCAGGTAAAGGGTTCCTCAGAGACAAACCCATTGCTGTCCAATGAAGATGAGTTCGCCGGCTTCGAGATTTACGACACCCAACTGTCCCAGACACAGGAAAATTCAAAAGCCAAGGGTAGCTATGCCCGTGACGCTCTGCGCACCGGCATCGAAATTTCTCACAGTGAGGGGTTTAATCCCTACCGCTTTGGCGTGATCGGCGCCTCCGACGGTCACAATGCCAGCTCCCCCGTTGAAGAAAATAACTACCATGGCAAGCTGCCTATACTCGACGGAAGCGCCGCGCTGCGAATGGGCAAAGCTAATTATTTCCCGGCAGACCGTATGGCGGGGGGCACACGCTGGAGTGCCGCCGGCCTCGCCGCTGTCTGGGCCGAAGAAAACACACGGGGCTCACTGTTTGATGCGATGAAGCGCAAGGAAACCTATGCCACCTCGGGCCCGCGTATCGCACTGCGGTTTTTCGGGGGCTGGAACTATCCAGACGACCTTCTGGCGAAGGAAGAGTGGATTGTATTGGCTGAACAAAACGGTGTACCCATGGGTCGGGATCTGCCAGCCGCAGAAGGTGGTGCGCCTGACTTTGCGATCTGGGCCATGCGCGATCCGCGCAGCGGTAACCTCGATCGTATTCAGATAATAAAAGGCTGGGTGGATAGTGAGGGGGCCTCCCATGAAAAAATATTCAACGTGGCCTGGTCGGGTCAGCGGCAACTCGATGACTCAGGCAACCTGCGACCTGTCGGCAACACCGTGGACCCCAGCACTGCAACCTACACCAACAACATCGGTGAAGCACAGCTGTCAGCCCTGTGGACTGACCCTGAGTTTGATCCCGAACAGGAAGCCTTCTACTACACCCGTGTTATAGAAATACCAACGCCTCGCTGGACCACCTTCGATGCGCTAACGCTCGGAATGGAGCCACCGGAGCCGGTCAGCCTGCAAGAGCGCGCAGTGAGCTCCGCGATCCGTTATAAACCACGGTGA
- a CDS encoding MBL fold metallo-hydrolase: MSEETNEIYRGLTFPWGRGVNPLPGEPMQIAEGVYWARFAMPISLDHINLWLLEDGEGWTVVDTCLDLTSARETWETLFGGVMKGKPITRVICTHLHPDHVGLAGWLTERFDCELWMSREEFLMCRAMAGDTGRSAPEVAISFYRGAGYDDEQLEQYKKKFGNFGRAIYPLPDSFRRLMDRETLTIGGRYWQIIIGSGHSPEHATLYCPALKLLISGDQVLPRITPNVSVFPTEPEGDPLTEWLQSSNRLREILPDDLLVLPAHEAPFYGLHVRLNQIIENHKHDLDSLWEYLSEPRRAVDCYPALFKRTIDGGSMGLATGETLAHLNCLLGRRSITRQTDSGGVNWYTQNPASSTYD, translated from the coding sequence TTGTCTGAAGAGACCAACGAAATCTACCGAGGTCTGACCTTCCCGTGGGGCCGCGGCGTGAATCCACTGCCAGGGGAGCCGATGCAAATTGCGGAGGGCGTTTACTGGGCTCGCTTCGCTATGCCTATTTCATTGGATCATATCAACCTTTGGTTGCTCGAAGACGGGGAAGGCTGGACCGTAGTGGATACCTGTCTCGACCTGACCAGCGCGCGGGAAACCTGGGAAACGCTATTCGGCGGAGTGATGAAGGGCAAGCCCATTACGCGGGTCATATGCACCCACCTACATCCGGATCACGTTGGATTAGCAGGCTGGCTCACTGAGCGCTTTGACTGCGAGCTGTGGATGTCACGTGAAGAATTTCTGATGTGTCGAGCGATGGCCGGGGATACCGGGCGTTCCGCGCCAGAAGTAGCCATTAGCTTCTATCGAGGGGCGGGTTATGACGACGAGCAACTGGAACAGTACAAAAAAAAATTCGGTAATTTCGGGCGCGCAATCTATCCGTTGCCCGACAGCTTTCGCCGGCTAATGGACCGCGAAACATTGACTATTGGCGGACGTTACTGGCAAATCATTATCGGTAGCGGCCACTCTCCGGAGCATGCAACACTCTATTGCCCTGCGCTGAAGCTGCTGATTTCAGGGGACCAGGTGCTGCCTCGCATCACCCCAAATGTCAGTGTATTTCCCACCGAACCCGAGGGCGACCCACTTACCGAGTGGCTTCAATCCAGCAATCGCCTGCGAGAAATACTACCGGATGATTTGCTGGTGCTGCCCGCCCACGAAGCGCCGTTTTACGGATTGCATGTGCGCTTGAACCAGATCATTGAAAACCACAAGCACGATCTGGACAGCCTGTGGGAGTACCTCTCGGAGCCGCGGCGAGCTGTGGACTGCTATCCCGCCCTGTTCAAACGCACGATTGATGGTGGCTCCATGGGGCTCGCCACAGGGGAAACGCTGGCTCACCTGAATTGCCTGCTAGGCAGACGCAGTATTACTCGGCAAACAGACAGCGGTGGCGTCAACTGGTATACGCAAAATCCGGCTTCATCTACTTATGATTAA
- a CDS encoding TRAP transporter small permease subunit, whose translation MTWFISHYVSVVDAINYRVGRLVMYGIFVMIAILAWASISKTFFLPSLWTLEMAQFAMVAYYMLGGPYAIQMGSHVRMDLFYHAWSDHRKAYFDAFTVFFLIFFLGVLLYGAIDSAQYAVEYNERSYSSWRPYMWPIKIITVIGIVLMLLQAISEFFKDIARIHGITL comes from the coding sequence TTGACATGGTTTATTAGCCACTATGTCTCTGTTGTCGACGCGATAAACTATCGCGTCGGTCGATTAGTCATGTATGGCATATTTGTGATGATCGCGATACTGGCGTGGGCATCTATTTCCAAGACGTTTTTTCTGCCCTCGCTGTGGACGCTCGAGATGGCACAGTTTGCAATGGTCGCCTACTACATGTTGGGCGGCCCCTATGCAATACAGATGGGATCCCATGTGCGCATGGACCTGTTCTATCATGCCTGGTCTGACCACAGAAAAGCCTATTTTGATGCTTTTACTGTGTTCTTCCTGATTTTCTTTCTCGGTGTGCTGCTTTACGGCGCCATTGACAGCGCGCAGTACGCCGTCGAATACAACGAGCGCAGCTACTCCTCGTGGCGCCCCTACATGTGGCCGATCAAGATCATCACCGTGATTGGCATTGTGCTGATGCTGCTCCAGGCGATCTCGGAGTTCTTCAAAGACATCGCCCGGATTCATGGGATCACGCTTTGA